One stretch of Roseimicrobium sp. ORNL1 DNA includes these proteins:
- a CDS encoding RHS repeat-associated core domain-containing protein has translation MTTKVLRTAGLLCLIVNAGLCYGQIENQPKVEPFTPPPPVRTKAPSKKVARVAPLQKAETKVVPLRLSPKSTKEEVMAFQGFREPLMPVDGSDSPSDRAALMSALGGWLKRSSTDDYTKLEEFLVKHPRSVWTPGVRLNLAYIYYETGYFSKALASWQTLWEETKGLKNPEGGKLATIAASELAVMLARVGRMEELESLLKEVESRSFRGNALIQIDRAREGLWNMKNRPGIAFRCGPYALNLIYVQKYSKAKEGFLDDKEVASPREGFSLTRLREFAEAKLGMTMQVARRSPGSRVITPAVVHWKVNHFGALLREQDGNYLVKDPTFGNDTWVTSAALDSDSSGYFLVPEGPLPEGWSKVSMSEGASLFGKGHSGNSDPDETTGCDPVTCDACEDGHGMATYRFHSMLAGLHIFDIPVGYSAARGPSVAFKVSYNMKEAGQPSTMTFTNFSPQWENEWCSYLEDNPGVPGANIKVNLPGGGAETHTGYNATTLIFGKNRRWDTILARLTANSYERRMPDGSKMVYAHAIGTTGPARKVFLSQVVDPQGNAVTLNYDTTPGYETRLLEIVDATGLVTTLQYQEPGEPYLVTEIEDPFGRSAQFTYQTVSGAKRLTTITDVIGLQSSFEYDGSGLITALVTPYGRTTFAFGSPNIPYGLIRWIEATDPQGGKERIEYHLGSYMTKIPNRIPLTQVPLDTGYNLYIEDMDDRNTFYWSRKAMYHAAGDYSKAHLYHWLQVDGADVASGVLEGEKPAYGSRVWYRYPGQTEINSLGTSAKPILSARLIEDESGAHVSAFSQFEYNDAGNTTRMIDELGRDTAIEYETNLIDVKAVKQKVGGVYQTLSSATYDPGYPAHRMETVTDAAGQTTTFTYNAFGQVATVTNPLNDITTFTYETNAANDGYGQVKLITGALPGATTAFTFDGFQRIRTVTDSSGYTTTFDYDDMDRVTLITYPDTTTEQIVYEKLDLFAQKDREGRWTRTWHNALRKPVLIVDALSRTMQLEWCKCGALQKLVDGRGNLTRWQYDEQGRNTAKFYANGKTTAFTYQSLSGRLSSITDSKGQVKHFSYFLDGQVKQVSYGNATVATAPVSFTYDSEYPGRVLTMTDGVGTTSYAYHPVGSLGALRVSTEDGPRAGNSDLIAYTYDALGRIKTRNIGSVGNESLITWTYDSLGRPVGEVNNLGAFVYNYVAETERLADVEYPNGQKTLFDYFNAVGDHRLKTSENLGDGTNPASTLSRFDYTYTPNGNLVTWQQQVGSSPATRFNLLHDAIQQLTAATLVEAASPTTILERSSFQYDRSGNRVSNQKGNVVVQAAYNQRNQLTATTGGGKLLVEGCTDEAASVTVNGVAATTDTSNNYQAWIDVVPGANTVTVEASDFAPVPNATSKSWLVTVTSPGSRSFTYDDNGNTLTDGLRTFEWDAENRLVKIIQGVNVYEFAYDGIGRRVAQKVNGTWAEQWVWSGLILCEERDNAGSVTRRFYGGGEEWVGGSNAGDYYYTRDHLGSVRELTDNTAAIRARYTYDLWGQRTQMGGDLNTQWGYTGHFHHVSGVVLAPFRAYDPGTGRWLSEDPIGELGGVNLYGYVGNSTDGSVDFLGLVDMNFFSPSEKRIYDSANRAANGLLEVITVGGHGNPMGMLDTNRRDLSPQKLASLIRAHPKFDGKRPVYLMSCGTGATRRDGLPNFAQQLANELGVTVWAPDQYIWYWDDGYTNIGNANICHLSDLGPPRGENWGHYYEHKPVMKAGSRRPIFPPRIPEGI, from the coding sequence ATGACAACCAAGGTACTTAGAACTGCAGGCTTGCTGTGTCTGATTGTGAATGCTGGCTTGTGCTATGGCCAGATCGAGAATCAGCCCAAAGTCGAACCTTTTACGCCACCACCACCGGTAAGAACCAAAGCGCCATCGAAGAAGGTGGCGCGCGTAGCTCCGTTGCAAAAGGCGGAGACCAAGGTGGTGCCACTTCGACTGTCTCCGAAGTCAACCAAGGAGGAGGTGATGGCGTTCCAGGGTTTCAGGGAGCCGCTTATGCCCGTTGATGGTTCAGATTCGCCTTCCGACCGTGCGGCATTGATGAGCGCGCTAGGGGGGTGGCTGAAACGTTCCTCTACGGACGATTACACGAAGTTGGAGGAATTCCTGGTGAAGCATCCCAGATCGGTGTGGACACCAGGGGTTCGGCTTAATCTTGCGTATATCTACTACGAAACAGGTTACTTTTCCAAGGCGCTGGCTTCCTGGCAGACACTGTGGGAAGAAACCAAGGGTCTAAAGAACCCAGAGGGGGGAAAGCTTGCCACCATCGCTGCATCGGAGTTGGCTGTCATGCTTGCGCGCGTCGGGCGCATGGAAGAACTTGAATCCCTGTTGAAGGAGGTGGAAAGCCGGAGCTTCAGAGGCAACGCACTGATCCAAATCGACCGGGCTCGCGAAGGTCTTTGGAACATGAAGAACCGCCCGGGCATCGCGTTTCGTTGTGGCCCCTACGCGCTAAATCTGATCTACGTACAAAAGTACTCCAAGGCGAAGGAAGGGTTCTTGGACGACAAGGAGGTGGCGTCACCTCGTGAGGGATTTTCGCTCACCAGGTTACGCGAGTTTGCAGAGGCGAAGCTTGGCATGACCATGCAGGTTGCGCGCCGTTCACCGGGAAGTCGAGTCATCACCCCGGCTGTGGTTCATTGGAAGGTCAATCACTTCGGTGCCTTGCTTCGGGAGCAGGATGGCAATTATCTGGTAAAGGATCCCACCTTCGGAAACGACACTTGGGTCACCTCCGCCGCCCTCGACTCAGACAGCTCCGGATATTTTCTTGTTCCAGAAGGTCCCTTGCCGGAAGGCTGGAGCAAGGTATCCATGTCTGAGGGAGCTTCGCTCTTCGGCAAGGGACATTCAGGCAACAGCGATCCTGATGAAACCACGGGTTGCGATCCTGTGACTTGCGACGCATGCGAAGATGGTCACGGCATGGCCACCTATCGATTCCACTCGATGCTTGCTGGACTTCACATTTTTGACATCCCCGTGGGCTATTCCGCAGCAAGAGGACCCTCGGTCGCATTCAAAGTTTCGTACAACATGAAGGAGGCTGGGCAGCCATCCACAATGACTTTCACCAACTTCTCCCCCCAGTGGGAGAATGAATGGTGCTCCTATCTAGAGGATAACCCGGGAGTCCCTGGAGCAAATATCAAGGTGAATTTGCCAGGGGGCGGCGCGGAGACCCACACCGGATACAATGCGACTACCCTGATCTTTGGTAAGAACCGCCGTTGGGACACCATCCTCGCGAGGCTTACTGCGAATTCATATGAACGCCGCATGCCCGACGGCTCCAAAATGGTCTATGCTCACGCCATCGGCACTACGGGACCGGCGCGAAAGGTGTTTCTTTCCCAGGTGGTCGACCCTCAAGGAAATGCTGTAACACTGAACTACGACACGACACCTGGTTACGAAACAAGGTTGCTGGAGATTGTTGATGCAACTGGCCTCGTAACCACATTGCAATATCAGGAGCCGGGCGAACCATACCTCGTGACGGAGATCGAAGACCCGTTTGGAAGATCAGCGCAGTTCACTTATCAAACCGTCTCCGGAGCCAAAAGGCTGACGACAATCACGGATGTTATTGGGTTGCAGTCCTCCTTTGAATACGACGGGAGCGGACTGATTACCGCCCTTGTCACCCCCTATGGGCGAACCACGTTCGCCTTTGGCAGTCCGAATATCCCTTATGGATTGATTCGCTGGATTGAGGCCACGGACCCTCAAGGAGGCAAGGAGCGCATTGAGTATCATCTGGGGTCGTACATGACGAAAATCCCGAACAGAATTCCACTTACTCAAGTTCCCCTTGATACCGGATACAATCTCTACATTGAGGACATGGATGATCGCAATACGTTCTATTGGAGTCGCAAAGCCATGTATCATGCTGCGGGCGACTACTCCAAAGCGCATTTATACCATTGGTTGCAAGTGGATGGAGCGGATGTTGCGTCTGGAGTCTTGGAAGGTGAAAAGCCAGCCTATGGAAGTCGGGTATGGTACCGCTATCCCGGGCAAACAGAGATCAACAGCCTGGGTACTAGCGCCAAGCCGATTCTCAGTGCCCGGTTAATAGAAGATGAAAGCGGCGCACATGTCTCAGCATTCAGTCAGTTCGAGTACAACGATGCAGGGAATACCACGCGAATGATAGACGAGTTGGGCAGGGACACAGCTATCGAATATGAAACCAATTTGATCGACGTAAAGGCGGTCAAACAAAAGGTAGGGGGCGTGTATCAAACTCTGAGTTCGGCAACCTATGACCCCGGGTATCCTGCTCACCGGATGGAGACAGTCACTGATGCGGCTGGCCAGACAACCACCTTTACTTACAACGCCTTTGGTCAAGTGGCGACAGTGACAAACCCGTTGAATGACATCACCACTTTCACCTATGAGACTAATGCGGCCAATGATGGCTACGGTCAGGTGAAGCTTATCACGGGGGCTCTCCCGGGTGCGACTACTGCTTTCACTTTTGACGGATTTCAAAGGATTCGCACCGTCACGGACTCCAGCGGGTACACCACGACTTTTGACTACGATGACATGGATCGCGTGACCCTGATCACCTATCCCGATACGACTACAGAACAAATCGTGTACGAAAAGCTTGATCTGTTCGCACAAAAGGATCGGGAAGGCCGATGGACACGGACATGGCACAATGCTCTCCGGAAACCTGTTCTCATCGTCGATGCGCTGTCTCGCACCATGCAGCTTGAGTGGTGCAAGTGTGGAGCACTTCAAAAGCTCGTGGATGGAAGGGGCAATCTCACCCGATGGCAGTATGACGAACAGGGACGCAATACGGCGAAGTTCTATGCCAACGGCAAGACCACTGCTTTCACGTATCAGTCACTGAGTGGTCGCTTGAGTTCCATCACTGACAGTAAGGGACAAGTGAAGCATTTTAGCTACTTTCTGGATGGTCAGGTGAAGCAGGTGTCCTACGGCAATGCCACGGTGGCCACAGCTCCGGTGAGCTTCACTTACGACTCGGAATATCCGGGTCGAGTTTTGACTATGACCGATGGCGTTGGGACCACGAGCTACGCCTATCATCCTGTGGGCTCCTTGGGCGCGTTGCGGGTGAGTACGGAAGATGGTCCTCGTGCGGGTAATTCGGATCTGATTGCTTACACCTATGATGCCCTTGGGCGGATTAAGACACGCAACATCGGCTCGGTAGGCAATGAAAGTCTGATCACTTGGACTTACGACTCGCTCGGACGGCCCGTGGGTGAAGTCAATAACTTAGGGGCCTTTGTTTACAATTACGTGGCCGAGACGGAAAGACTTGCTGATGTTGAGTATCCAAATGGCCAGAAAACTTTGTTCGACTATTTCAATGCTGTCGGTGATCACCGGCTCAAGACAAGTGAAAATCTGGGCGATGGCACCAATCCGGCGAGCACCTTGAGCCGATTTGACTACACGTATACGCCGAATGGCAACTTGGTCACCTGGCAACAGCAGGTGGGGAGTTCCCCGGCCACTAGGTTCAACTTGCTGCACGACGCCATTCAACAGCTTACCGCAGCCACTTTGGTGGAGGCGGCCAGCCCTACTACGATTCTTGAGCGTTCGTCTTTCCAGTATGATCGCAGCGGGAACCGCGTGTCAAATCAGAAGGGCAACGTTGTCGTGCAAGCTGCATACAATCAGCGAAATCAGCTGACGGCCACCACTGGCGGGGGCAAGCTTCTTGTTGAAGGATGCACAGACGAAGCTGCATCGGTGACGGTGAATGGCGTCGCTGCGACCACTGACACGTCCAACAACTATCAGGCTTGGATCGACGTGGTTCCCGGGGCCAACACGGTCACAGTGGAGGCCAGCGACTTTGCTCCAGTGCCTAACGCGACATCCAAATCTTGGTTAGTCACTGTAACAAGCCCAGGATCTCGCAGCTTTACCTATGATGACAATGGAAACACCCTGACGGATGGGCTGCGGACATTTGAATGGGATGCCGAAAACAGGCTGGTCAAGATCATCCAAGGAGTCAACGTATACGAGTTCGCCTATGATGGTATAGGGCGTCGCGTCGCTCAAAAGGTGAATGGAACTTGGGCAGAACAGTGGGTGTGGAGCGGGTTGATATTGTGTGAGGAACGGGACAATGCTGGCAGTGTCACAAGGCGATTTTATGGCGGTGGTGAAGAGTGGGTTGGTGGGTCAAATGCCGGCGACTATTATTACACTCGAGACCACTTGGGGAGTGTTCGCGAACTGACTGACAACACGGCTGCGATACGGGCTCGATATACTTATGATCTCTGGGGCCAGCGCACTCAAATGGGTGGAGACCTGAACACACAATGGGGCTACACAGGGCACTTTCATCATGTGAGTGGGGTGGTTCTGGCGCCGTTTCGAGCGTATGATCCGGGGACCGGCAGATGGCTGAGCGAGGATCCAATTGGCGAGCTTGGGGGCGTAAACCTTTATGGTTACGTAGGGAATAGCACAGACGGTTCGGTCGACTTTCTGGGTTTAGTTGACATGAATTTTTTCAGCCCGAGCGAAAAAAGAATATACGATAGTGCCAATCGGGCTGCTAATGGACTATTAGAAGTTATCACTGTAGGAGGGCATGGGAATCCGATGGGCATGCTAGACACTAATCGCAGGGACTTGTCCCCCCAAAAACTTGCCAGCCTCATAAGAGCTCACCCAAAATTTGACGGCAAGCGACCCGTCTATCTGATGTCTTGTGGCACTGGCGCTACACGGAGGGATGGCTTGCCGAACTTTGCGCAGCAGTTGGCGAATGAGTTGGGTGTAACGGTGTGGGCTCCCGATCAGTATATTTGGTATTGGGATGATGGTTATACCAATATCGGGAATGCCAATATTTGCCACCTTAGTGATCTTGGCCCGCCAAGGGGTGAGAACTGGGGGCATTATTATGAGCATAAGCCAGTTATGAAAGCTGGCTCGAGACGCCCAATTTTTCCACCAAGGATCCCCGAGGGAATATGA
- a CDS encoding DUF932 domain-containing protein, whose product MAEPPRPTEDLNRDHVSEVQTTLSKTNLTIGTVAHSLSHNGSRYFGLMEVQGKQSSDDYTWVLGLRNSHDKTFPAGLVAGASCFICDNLSFSGEVKFARKHTRHIVRDLPFITGRAIGQLMEKWHHQDKRIAAYKKADLDDIQAHDLVIRATDVGVCGNRLIPSVLHEGRKPRHAVFEERNVWSLFNSFTESLKDGSLAELPKRTEALHGLLDVHVGLN is encoded by the coding sequence ATGGCAGAACCCCCTAGACCGACCGAGGACCTAAACAGAGACCACGTCAGCGAAGTCCAGACCACCCTCTCCAAGACCAACCTCACCATTGGCACTGTCGCTCACAGCCTCAGCCACAATGGAAGCAGGTATTTTGGTCTGATGGAGGTGCAAGGCAAACAATCCTCAGACGATTACACCTGGGTTCTCGGCCTCAGGAACAGCCACGACAAAACCTTTCCTGCAGGTCTCGTTGCCGGCGCCAGTTGTTTCATTTGTGATAATTTGTCGTTTTCTGGAGAGGTCAAATTCGCCCGGAAACACACCCGACACATCGTTCGTGACCTGCCTTTCATCACCGGTAGAGCCATTGGTCAATTGATGGAGAAATGGCATCACCAAGACAAGCGCATCGCCGCCTACAAGAAAGCTGATCTCGACGACATCCAAGCCCACGACCTTGTCATTCGGGCTACTGATGTCGGCGTGTGCGGCAACCGTCTGATTCCTTCTGTGCTGCACGAAGGGCGGAAACCTCGTCACGCGGTATTTGAAGAGCGGAATGTGTGGAGTCTTTTCAACTCGTTCACGGAGTCTCTGAAAGACGGCAGTCTCGCAGAGTTACCGAAAAGGACCGAAGCTCTCCATGGTCTGCTGGATGTCCATGTGGGGTTGAATTGA
- a CDS encoding type 1 glutamine amidotransferase domain-containing protein, giving the protein MSKKILIIVSNANVIGPHNRRTGIFLPEVAHPYAEFDKVKYQVDFASLTGDTPYLDALHLANDPANLAFLVGDGWARMQKAKKLSDVDVRPYDAIFIPGGLAPMVDMPEHPLLKQVVRETYERKAVVGAVCHGPVSLFNVKLSDGSYIVKGKNITSFTNEEEENYAKTDVPFELQTALTAQGAIFHTVPPWQPNSITDGLLVTGQNPASAQGVAQKMIKLLEP; this is encoded by the coding sequence ATGTCCAAGAAAATTCTTATCATCGTTTCGAATGCCAATGTCATCGGACCACACAACCGGCGAACGGGCATCTTCCTTCCCGAGGTGGCGCATCCGTATGCCGAGTTCGACAAGGTCAAGTATCAGGTCGACTTCGCGAGCCTGACGGGAGACACCCCGTACCTCGATGCACTCCATCTTGCCAATGATCCTGCGAACCTGGCTTTCCTCGTGGGCGATGGATGGGCCAGGATGCAGAAGGCCAAGAAGCTATCCGACGTCGATGTTCGCCCCTACGATGCGATTTTTATCCCAGGTGGTCTCGCACCCATGGTCGACATGCCCGAGCATCCGCTGCTGAAGCAAGTCGTGCGCGAGACCTATGAGCGTAAGGCCGTCGTAGGCGCCGTGTGTCATGGCCCGGTCTCATTGTTCAACGTCAAACTGAGCGATGGCTCCTACATCGTGAAAGGCAAGAACATCACCTCATTCACGAATGAGGAGGAAGAGAACTACGCCAAGACCGACGTCCCCTTCGAACTGCAAACAGCCCTCACTGCCCAGGGCGCCATATTTCACACGGTGCCCCCCTGGCAACCCAACAGCATCACAGACGGACTCCTCGTCACCGGCCAGAACCCAGCGTCCGCCCAAGGAGTCGCCCAGAAGATGATCAAGCTGCTGGAGCCCTGA
- a CDS encoding putative quinol monooxygenase: MEREVIAIWKVRASETERVLGLLPALAAQTRGEEGNIFYSVYRSETDPNEFILHECYADEHAADAHRKSDHYQNIVVAEIIPHLESRTVTVVKKLL; encoded by the coding sequence ATGGAAAGAGAAGTCATCGCCATTTGGAAAGTCAGGGCATCGGAAACAGAGAGGGTCCTCGGGCTGCTGCCAGCGTTGGCGGCACAGACGAGGGGTGAAGAGGGAAATATCTTCTACTCCGTCTATCGGTCGGAGACTGACCCCAATGAGTTCATCCTGCATGAATGCTATGCCGACGAGCATGCAGCCGATGCCCACCGCAAGTCGGACCACTACCAGAACATCGTCGTGGCCGAAATCATTCCTCATCTGGAATCCCGGACCGTGACGGTCGTGAAAAAGCTTCTTTGA
- a CDS encoding alpha/beta hydrolase: MRCLLKSTTSCLLAISLAVASARAEESPSASTAFVPTVHYHTAKVDGLDVFYREAGPKDAPTILLLHGFPTSSNMFRGLIPKLATSFHVIAPDYPGFGQSSMPDRKEFAYTFENLTNVVEKLVGQLKLTSYSLYLFDYGAPVGYRLALRHPERVRALIVQNGNAYEEGLLKFWDPVKAYWKEPTPEKRQVLHFLVEPKATRWQYENGVADLTLLDPTAWTLDQAGMDRPGNGEIQLDLFLSYGSNVGLYPQFQEFFRKYQPPALIVWGKNDVIFPPEGAAPYKSDLKTVETHMLDTGHFALETHGEEIALRIKDFFKKHRVTR; this comes from the coding sequence ATCCGTTGCCTTCTTAAGAGTACAACGTCGTGCCTGCTGGCTATATCGCTCGCCGTCGCATCAGCACGCGCCGAAGAATCTCCAAGCGCCTCCACGGCATTTGTGCCGACGGTTCACTACCACACAGCAAAGGTGGATGGACTCGATGTCTTCTACCGTGAAGCAGGGCCGAAGGATGCGCCAACCATCTTGCTACTACATGGGTTTCCGACGTCGTCGAACATGTTTCGTGGGTTGATCCCCAAGCTCGCTACTTCGTTTCACGTCATTGCACCTGACTACCCCGGCTTTGGTCAGAGCAGCATGCCGGATAGGAAAGAGTTCGCTTACACCTTCGAGAATCTTACCAATGTCGTCGAGAAACTCGTGGGCCAACTGAAACTCACCAGCTACTCACTCTACCTCTTCGACTACGGGGCGCCGGTCGGTTACAGACTTGCGTTGCGCCATCCGGAGCGTGTCAGAGCGCTGATTGTGCAGAACGGAAATGCTTATGAGGAAGGGCTTCTCAAGTTCTGGGATCCGGTGAAGGCCTACTGGAAGGAGCCGACGCCTGAAAAGCGGCAGGTGCTCCACTTCCTTGTAGAACCCAAGGCGACGCGCTGGCAGTATGAGAATGGCGTGGCTGATCTCACCCTGCTGGACCCCACTGCCTGGACTCTCGACCAGGCTGGGATGGACCGCCCGGGCAACGGGGAAATCCAACTGGACCTGTTCCTCTCGTATGGCTCCAACGTGGGACTCTATCCTCAGTTTCAGGAGTTCTTTCGCAAGTATCAGCCGCCGGCGTTGATCGTCTGGGGCAAGAATGATGTCATCTTCCCTCCCGAGGGTGCCGCTCCTTACAAGAGTGATCTGAAGACCGTGGAAACACACATGCTGGATACCGGCCACTTCGCGCTGGAAACACATGGCGAAGAGATTGCCCTTCGCATCAAGGATTTCTTCAAGAAGCATCGAGTCACCCGCTGA
- a CDS encoding FUSC family protein: MSRHLPSHAGNEKGELPSLEDAVRTAVAATASFFVAYLAQMPEAYWATIATLVVMQSTLGATLTLSIGRMVATALGAVCGAVEAIYFGANLIAFTVAVFVMGLCSIALRLEKTAYRYAGITLAVVVLIPHAHSPWMTALHRFIEVSIGILVALVVAALWPEREQGALATSNSDNAKKQET, translated from the coding sequence ATGAGCCGTCACCTCCCCTCTCACGCCGGAAACGAAAAGGGAGAACTCCCCTCGCTTGAAGACGCGGTCCGCACTGCAGTGGCGGCCACCGCGTCTTTCTTCGTCGCGTATCTGGCCCAGATGCCGGAAGCCTACTGGGCCACCATCGCCACACTGGTGGTGATGCAATCCACCCTGGGTGCGACGCTGACCCTGTCAATTGGGCGTATGGTGGCCACGGCGCTCGGCGCAGTATGCGGTGCCGTGGAGGCCATCTACTTCGGCGCCAATCTGATTGCTTTCACCGTCGCGGTCTTCGTGATGGGCTTGTGCTCCATCGCATTGAGATTGGAGAAGACAGCATATCGCTATGCGGGAATCACGCTTGCCGTGGTCGTGCTGATTCCGCATGCGCATTCTCCGTGGATGACAGCGCTCCATCGGTTCATCGAAGTCTCTATTGGCATCCTCGTCGCTCTGGTGGTCGCAGCACTATGGCCAGAGCGTGAGCAAGGAGCGCTGGCGACTTCGAACAGCGACAATGCGAAGAAGCAGGAGACTTAG
- a CDS encoding alpha/beta hydrolase, whose translation MNAKPTIVLVHGLWADGSSWNKVITPLVEDGFEVISVQNPTTTLEDDVAAANAAIERAKGDVILVGHSWGGFVITESGAHPKVKGLVYVAAFAPDKGETVPTLSANAAPTKLSDFLKETNGLLTVSKEGVFKVFAGDLPKSEQEVIYVVQQPASPKVFAGVGQQAAWKTKPSWYVVASQDKTINPELEAWMAKRAKSKTTVLEASHVAMLSKPKEVLEVILDAVQSTSK comes from the coding sequence ATGAATGCAAAACCCACCATTGTCCTCGTCCACGGTCTGTGGGCAGATGGTTCCTCCTGGAACAAAGTCATCACTCCTCTGGTCGAGGACGGATTCGAAGTCATCTCCGTTCAGAATCCAACCACCACCCTGGAGGATGATGTGGCTGCGGCCAACGCGGCTATCGAGCGCGCCAAAGGAGACGTGATTCTGGTGGGCCACTCCTGGGGCGGATTTGTCATCACCGAATCCGGAGCGCATCCTAAGGTAAAAGGCCTGGTCTATGTCGCGGCCTTCGCTCCGGACAAAGGGGAAACCGTGCCGACACTCAGCGCGAATGCAGCTCCGACCAAGCTCTCAGATTTCCTCAAGGAGACCAATGGCCTCCTCACGGTTTCCAAGGAAGGAGTTTTCAAAGTGTTCGCCGGGGACTTGCCGAAGAGCGAGCAGGAGGTGATCTACGTGGTGCAGCAGCCAGCTTCCCCCAAGGTCTTTGCCGGAGTGGGCCAGCAGGCGGCATGGAAGACAAAGCCTTCGTGGTATGTCGTCGCCTCACAGGACAAGACCATCAATCCTGAGCTCGAAGCGTGGATGGCCAAGCGCGCCAAGTCGAAAACGACCGTCCTCGAAGCCAGCCACGTGGCGATGCTCTCCAAGCCCAAGGAAGTGCTGGAAGTCATCCTGGATGCAGTGCAGAGCACCAGCAAGTGA
- a CDS encoding aldehyde dehydrogenase family protein, with the protein MIEIVQAYDRALITTLKTDDAAALESKLSAAHRLFADRKSWLKPFERIAILRRLSTLLEGKRAHFGLQIAREGGKPLTDALVEVDRAIDGVRNAADMLRVAGGQEIPMGLTPASSNRRAFTIHEPIGVVAAVSAFNHPLNLIVHQVAPAIATGCPVIVKPASAAPLCCFDFVALTHEAGLPPDWCQTFLPESRELGEKFATDSRIAFLSFIGSGQVGWHLRSKIAPGTRCALEHGGSAPVIVDRHADLEQLIEPLAKGGYYHAGQVCVSVQRIYVHADLEQEFIEHFATRVAKLQVGDPTKPETEVGPLITPREADRVVAWIDEAVNMGARLIGGGRLSETTLRPAILVDPPADAKVSTHEIFGPVTCVYRYTELDDAIARANSLPVAFQSSIFTQDLRTAFYAAERFDASAVMINDHTAFRTDWMPFAGRRESGYGIGGIPWTMREMTSAKMIVISESPQVPTHT; encoded by the coding sequence ATGATTGAAATCGTCCAAGCATACGACCGAGCCCTCATCACCACGCTCAAGACCGACGACGCAGCAGCCCTTGAAAGCAAGCTGTCAGCAGCACACCGTCTCTTTGCGGATCGCAAATCCTGGCTCAAGCCCTTCGAGAGAATTGCAATTCTCCGAAGGCTGAGCACGCTGTTGGAAGGCAAGCGTGCACACTTTGGTCTCCAGATTGCGCGTGAAGGTGGGAAGCCTCTCACGGACGCTCTGGTGGAAGTGGATCGCGCCATTGATGGAGTGCGGAATGCGGCAGACATGCTCCGCGTCGCTGGTGGTCAGGAGATACCCATGGGGCTCACGCCTGCGAGCTCAAATCGTCGCGCATTCACGATTCACGAACCCATCGGCGTGGTGGCGGCAGTCTCTGCCTTCAATCATCCGCTGAACCTCATTGTGCATCAGGTCGCACCGGCCATCGCCACCGGCTGTCCTGTCATTGTGAAACCGGCATCGGCCGCTCCGCTCTGCTGCTTTGACTTTGTGGCGCTCACCCACGAGGCGGGACTTCCGCCTGACTGGTGTCAGACGTTTCTGCCCGAGAGCAGGGAGCTTGGCGAGAAGTTCGCAACGGACTCGCGCATCGCGTTCTTGAGCTTCATCGGTTCCGGCCAGGTAGGGTGGCATCTCCGCTCGAAGATTGCGCCGGGTACGCGGTGTGCCTTAGAGCACGGAGGCTCTGCGCCTGTGATTGTCGATCGCCATGCAGACCTTGAGCAGCTCATCGAGCCCTTGGCGAAAGGCGGATACTACCACGCGGGGCAGGTCTGTGTATCCGTCCAGCGAATCTATGTGCATGCAGACTTGGAACAGGAGTTCATCGAGCACTTCGCCACCCGTGTAGCCAAGTTGCAGGTGGGTGATCCCACAAAACCTGAAACAGAGGTAGGCCCCCTCATCACGCCACGTGAAGCAGACCGTGTGGTGGCCTGGATTGATGAGGCCGTGAATATGGGTGCCCGACTCATTGGCGGAGGACGACTGAGTGAAACGACTCTGCGCCCGGCCATCCTCGTGGACCCCCCTGCGGACGCCAAAGTCTCGACTCATGAAATCTTTGGACCAGTGACCTGTGTCTATCGCTACACCGAACTCGATGACGCCATCGCGCGGGCGAATTCCCTGCCAGTTGCGTTCCAGTCGAGCATCTTTACGCAGGACCTGAGGACCGCATTCTACGCCGCAGAGCGCTTCGATGCCTCCGCGGTGATGATCAACGATCACACGGCATTCCGGACCGATTGGATGCCCTTCGCGGGTCGTCGTGAGTCCGGCTACGGCATCGGCGGCATCCCCTGGACCATGCGGGAAATGACGTCCGCGAAGATGATTGTCATTTCGGAATCACCCCAAGTACCAACCCACACTTAA